The following coding sequences are from one Triticum aestivum cultivar Chinese Spring chromosome 5A, IWGSC CS RefSeq v2.1, whole genome shotgun sequence window:
- the LOC123105243 gene encoding protein FAR1-RELATED SEQUENCE 12, with the protein MNLFVKQYSKLQFDREAEGGFQEKRTRLGGVVLRYNFPLEEHASQVYTWTMFEMFGQALYRAGRYDVEEVQRGTRYLVRHVEADKQEKWCREMHAVDVHDGGTRYTCECGLFEHMGMLCCHAIKVLIHLGVRKIPSFHVLKRWTVDARDNLPLHLIHYQKDQGPPRLSSYRHTALHLTALEFVQLGDSNVDAFDRAMDILNAGKAELTVLAAIKDGKSLVDQTQVGESANPTMVMMANGSQQEDVCSEMFISTECGLGSVSVVSDSSRPLSTLLAPDRKKQRGRPTTARDKPGYEIKDARSRFCTVCREKGHKSTTCPRRGDLPKKPRKIPTCGNCGVAGHKKTSCFNPVLPFVKRPRDGPVE; encoded by the exons ATGAACCTTTTTGTGAAGCAATACAGCAAGCTACAGTTTGACCGGGAAGCTGAAGGAGGGTTCCAAGAGAAGAGGACCAGACTG GGCGGTGTAGTTCTGCGATACAATTTCCCTCTGGAAGAGCATGCGAGCCAGGTGTACACATGGACTATGTTTGAGATGTTTGGTCAGGCTTTGTACCGTGCAGGGAGATATGATGTCGAGGAAGTCCAACGAGGCACGAGGTACCTTGTGCGGCATGTTGAAGCTGATAAGCAAGAGAAGTGGTGCCGCGAGATGCATGCGGTCGATGTCCATGATGGCGGCACTCGTTACACGTGCGAATGCGGCTTGTTTGAGCACATGGGGATGCTTTGTTGCCATGCTATCAAG GTTCTCATTCATTTGGGAGTGCGGAAGATACCGAGTTTTCATGTACTGAAGAGGTGGACAGTAGATGCCCGCGACAACTTGCCGCTGCACCTCATCCATTACCAGAAAGATCAAGGGCCTCCCCGGTTGTCTTCCTACCGGCATACTGCACTGCACCTGACAGCGCTCGAGTTTGTGCAGCTTGGTGATAGCAATGTAGATGCATTCGACAGAGCAATGGACATTTTAAATGCAGGCAAGGCTGAACTGACCGTTTTGGCTGCGATCAAAGATGGGAAAAGTTTGGTGGACCAAACTCAAGTTGGGGAGTCAGCTAACCCAACCATGGTTATGATGGCAAACGGCTCGCAACAAGAAGATGTGTGTTCTGAGATGTTCATCTCGACTGAATGTGGCCTTGGCTCTGTCTCTGTGGTATCTGATTCGAGCCGTCCATTGTCCACATTACTGGCGCCTGATAGGAAAAAGCAGAGGGGGAGACCGACAACGGCGAGGGACAAGCCAGGATACGAGATAAAAGATGCAAGATCTAGATTTTGCACAGTTTGTAGGGAGAAAGGGCACAAGAGCACAACGTGCCCCCGTAGGGGGGACCTTCCGAAGAAACCACGCAAAATCCCTACATGTGGAAATTGTGGTGTGGCCGGGCACAAGAAAACAAGTTGTTTCAACCCGGTGTTGCCATTTGTGAAGAGGCCGCGCGACGGACCAGTCGAGTGA